A region of the Gemmatimonadota bacterium genome:
GTGCGTTCACGTATTCGGCGTTGAACGTACCCGTCTTGACCTCGAGTTCCTGGATCATGTAGGGGTTGACCGCAAACGCCTGTCTCGTATTCGTACGCTGCCCGGTTACCGTGGCCCCGTCGAGCGTGGTCTGCTGATCCTCCGCGCGACCGCCTCGGAGGTTACCGGCGAAACTTCCCGCAGTGGTCAGGACCACTTCGGAAATGCTGATCACCGGCATCGAGTGGATTTCCTCGGCCTGCACGATGGTCCGGGTGGAGGTAAGGCTCTTCTCGACCAGATCCCGCGTCGCCACGACCTCGACCGCCTCCGCGGATTCGAGAATCGTGGATTCCAGCTCGAAGTTGAGCGTCGTGGTCAAGTCGGCATTCACCAACGTACCCACGGCCCTCACCGGGACGTAGCCGATGACGTTCACCACCAGGTTGTAGTTGCCGGGCGGTACGTTCAGGATAAAGTACTCGCCCATGTCATTCGCCATCGCACCCAGAACCGTGCCCTCGACTTGGACACTGGCTGCCGGCAGCGGTTCCCGCGTCGCGCTGTCGACCACGACACCGGAAATCTTACCCAGCGACAACTGCGCCTGTGCATCCGTCGAGATGCTGAGCACTAACGCGAAAGCGAATGCGAAGCGCAAAGCTCGTGAAATTGTTATAGACATCTAATTCACTCCTCGTTTAACAGAGCCCTTCTGATTATTGTCAGCTTGCCCCGGCCTGCTGACGGTATCGTAATGTTGCAGACTCGACTTCAAATTCCAACCGCACTTCTTTCGACACTCACCTCCCTCCAGCGATGGTATTGGGGCAATCGTATATAAATAAGTAATCTGAATACCTTAAAATACTAGAAACGACATACATGACGGCCGCGTGCAAGGGCGTGAACACGCGACGAAACATCGATTTTGGATGTCAGGATTCCAAGTTCCTATTTAATGCAAACAACGTGCCAGATTTCGATTCGCCCGCCGGCGCGCACAACTCCCTGCCCGGAACCCATTGGGGCTCTAGGTGTAACAAGTCCATGTGCCGTATTCTGCCACCTGTAAGGGGTCGTTCCGGACAACACGAAACACGAAATAATTTTCATCCTTCGATACGGGCTGAAACGAATTGCACAACACGGTCCGAATCCATTACGCTATCGTACTCATTGCAACCCCGCGACCGCCGTCATATCTTTCTTGACATTATGTACGGACGCGCATAAGGTGTTGCGCTGGTAATGGTTCGGCTATGTTTGGTTATTCGCTTGCAACGAGTAGTAAGTATATATCCGGTCCCATTCATAGTCAACATTATTATTTCATTTTGTTCAAAAAAACAGGCGATGGCGGGCTCAAAAAGCAGGTCCCCCATGGAATACAGGGCCAGGTTTCACTGCATCGAAGGCTGCGGCGAGACCTATCCGTTGAACGAAATCATCTACCGGTGCCGGGTCTGTGGGGGCCTCCTCGACGTCGTGCATGACATGGACAGCCTGAAGGCCCGGGGCGCCGCGGCGTGGATGAGGCTCTTCGACGAACGGTACCGGCGGACGGAGTATCCATACGGGAGTTCGGTCTGGGGCAAGAAGGAATGGGTCTGTCCCGCGGTGGACGACCAGCACGTCGTCTCCATTTACGAGGGCGGCAGCAACCTTTTCTGGGCTGAGCGGCTCGGCGAGGAACTCGGCCTGGGCGACCTCTGGGTGAAGCAGTGCGGCAACAACCACACCGGTTCGTTCAAGGACCTGGGCATGACCGTGCTGGTCTCCATGGTCAACCAGATGATCGAGGAAGGCCAGGGCATCCGGGGGATCGCGTGCGCGTCGACGGGAGACACCTCGGCTTCGCTGGCGGCCTATTGCGCCTCCGCGGGCATCCCGGCCATCGTGTTCCTGCCCCGGGACAAGGTCTCCGTGACCCAGCTTATTCAGCCCATCTCCCACGGCGCGCTGACCCTGTCGCTGGATACGGATTTCGACGGATGCATGGAGATCGTCCAGCGGGTGGCCGAAAGTGAAGGCATCTACCTCGCAAACTCCATGAACTCCCTCCGCCTGGAAGGCCAGAAGACGATCGGGATCGAGATCTGCCAGCAGTTCGACTGGGAGGTGCCCGACCTGATCATCATACCCGGCGGCAACCTGGGCAACGTCTCCGCGCTGGGCAAGGGGTTCCTGATGATGGAAGAACTCGGGTTGATCGACAAGCGGCCGCGCATCGTCTGCGCGCAGGCCGCACGGGCCAATCCGCTCTACCAGAGCTACCTCAAGGGATTCGATGAATACGAACCCATCCACGCCGAGTCGACGGTGGCCAGCGCCATCCAGATCGGCAACCCCGTCAGTTACAAGCGCGCCGTCCGCGTGCTGAAGGCCTTCGACGGCAAGGTCGAACAGGCCACCGAGGACGAGATCGCGAATGCCTCCGCCCGCGGCGACCTGACCGGGCTCTACAACTGTCCGCACACGGGCGTCGCGCTGGCCGCGCTCTTCAAGATGGTCGAACGGGGCGAGATCCGGTCCACGGACCGCGTCATCATCATCTCCACGGCGAACGGACTGAAGTTCACCGATTTCAAGGTCGGATACCATGAGGACTGCCTGGACGGCGTCGACGTGAGACATGGACAATCCCCCCTGGAACTGCCTGCCCGGTACGACGACGTGGTCCGGGCGATCGACCGGGTGCTGTCATGAGAACGAAACCGATATTCGGCGCGGCCGCCTTTTCAGTCACTGCCGCCGGCATCCTGCTGCCGGTCCTGGCCCTGCTTGTGCTCGCCTGCGGCGGTCCCCTGCAGTTCCGCGGGGGGCCTTCCGGGCCGGAACGCCGCCTGGCGGAGGACATAAGCCGGATCCTGGACCATCCGGACCTGGCGCCCATGACCGTTGGCGTGAAGGTCGTTTCGCCGGTCACGGGCCGGGTACTCTTCGCGCGGCATTCCGACGGACTGTTCCACCCCGCGTCCAATACCAAGCTCTTCACCGCCCTGGGCGTCCTGCGGACCCTGGGCCCCGACTACCGCTACCAGACGAGCGTCCTCGCGGACGGAGACGCCGCTGCCGGAAGCGACACGCTGAACACGTCGCTGTACCTGCTCGGCCGCGGGGACCCCATGCTGGAATCGGCGCACCTGGACAGCCTCGCCGGCCTTATCGCCGGGTCGTACGGCGCGCGGGTCATCGTGGGCGACATCGTCGTCGACGACGCCTACCTGGACCGGGTGCCCTACGGTGAAGGGTGGATGTGGGACGACGTGCAGTACAGTTACTCCGCCTCACTGAACGCGCTTTCGGTAAACGGAAACAGCGTGAAGATCGGCATTTCGCCCGGGGCCGCCGTCGGCGCGCCCGTAACGGTCCGGGTCGATCCGCCGACGACATCCGTTAATTTTGTAGTGGAAGCCCTGACGGCGGCAGCGGGGGATACCGTGTCCGCCGAACCGCTCAGGATCGAGCGCGACTGGCCGTCGCGGTCCAACCGGATCACCATAACCGGCCGGGTCGCCAAGGACGCGGAAGAGCGGGAGTACTTCCGGTCTGTCGAAGCGCCCGATCTGTATGCGGGAAAACTGTTCCGGGACAGGCTGCAGGCCCGCGGCGTCCGCGTGACGGGACCGGTCCGAAAAGGCGTCACGCCGACCCGCGCCCGGACGGTGGCGACCTACCGTTCACCGCCGGTGACCGGGGCCCTGGCCCGTCTGCTCAAGTACAGCCACAACCTGACGGCGGAACTGCTTATAAAGACCATGGGACGCCACACGACGGGCGAACCGGGCTCTTCCGCCGACGGGCTGGCCGCCCTCCGGCAGGTCCTGGCGGACTACATCGGCCTGGATCCCGAGGCCTACCGATTCGCGGACGGATCCGGGCTCTCGTGGTACAACTACGTATCGCCCGACCAGGTCGCGGCGTTGCTTACGGCGGCGTACCACGATCCCGAAATCGGCGACGAATTCAGGGAGGCACTGCCCGTCGCCGGAGTGGACGGAACCCTGGCGAACCGGATGAAGGACACGGAGGCCATGGGCAATCTCAGGGCGAAGACCGGCACGCTGACCGGTGTGAGCTGCCTGAGTGGTTACGTCCATACCCGAGACGGCGAGCCCCTGGTCTTCTCGATCCTGGTGAACAACTTCGTCGGTCCGGCGTCTACGGCGCGCAGTGCACAGGATGCGATCGGCGTCCTGCTCGCGGAATTCAGCCGCAAGTGACCTCAAGTGAAACGGCGCATGTAACGCTAACCGGGAAGGGACCTGCTATGGCGAAGTCCAGGGATCCTCACATAGAAGGCAAGGTCAACCGGGCGCACTACTCGAGCAAGACGGAACTGTCGGCGCGCCTTTTCGCCGTGCTGGACCTGACCGAGGAGGACCGGGGACTGAACCTGATCCTCCAGCTTTCCCGGGCGGTGCGGCGGGGCGATGTCCTGGAACTCATCTGCACCGACGAAGAAGGCGTCGGACCGGGTTCGAACGTGGACCGGACCGCCTACATCGGATTCGCGGAAGTTTCGGAAGCGGGACTGCTGCTCTGCGGGGACACGGTCTCTGTCCGGGAGGAAGAGATCGGGACGATAACAGGTTTCGACGAGACGCACCTGCCCAACCACCTGAACGTCGTCATCCGATCGAATCGTCTCGCCACGGGCCGGGAGATGGAACTGACCCTGGACGAACTGGTCACCTTCTCCGGGATATGCGCCGACCCGGACCGGGGCATCGGGTTCTGATTACCACCTTGCCGTCCACCGTCCGGTCAGCCGACCTGCCGGCACAACGGACCGCCGCCGTCCGGCACGACGCCCCGCCGCTGTCCGGCACAACGGACCGCCGCCGTCCGGCACGACGCCTATCGCCCGTCAGGTCGCCCCCCGTCCAGTTCTTTACGCAACGCGACGTAGCTGTCGTATCGCTCACGTGACACGTCGCCCGTTGCCACGGCAGCCCGCAGTGTACAGTCCGGTTCGTGGACGTGCGTGCAGTCGTGGAACCTGCAACCCGCCAGGTGGCCGCGCATTTCGGGGAACAACTCCGGTAGCTCGCGCGGCGATACGTCCCACAGGCTGAATTCCCGGATCCCCGGAGAGTCGATCACCAGGCCCCCCGCATCGAGCCGGTGCGCGGCGAGATAGGTGGTGGTGTGCCGGCCGCGGCCCGTCGTCCGGTTCACCTCGCGGACCCGCAGTCCAAGGCCGGGTTGCATGGCGTTCAGCAGGGAAGTCTTCCCCGCGCCGGACGGGCCCGCGATCGCGGAAACCCGGTTCCGAAGCGTGGCTTTCAGCAGGTCGACTCCTTCCCCCGTCACGGCGCTGGCCGGGATGACGCGGAAGCCGCACCGTTCGTAGATCGCCGCGATGTCCGGGTCCCCGTCCTTCGACAGATCGATCTTGTTCAGGCAGATGACCGGGGCGAGGTTGCCGGCCTCCGCGGCCACGAGCAGGCGGTCCAGCAGCTGCAGGTTCGGGCGCGGGTCCCGCACCGAGAAGACGGCGACGAGATGGTCGGCGTTGGCGATCATGATCTGTTCCATGCGCCGCTTGCCGGGGGCGAGACGGGAGAGTTTGGAGCGGCGCGGGAGCACTTCCTCTATGGCGCCGGTCTCGCCCTGGTCCTCCACGACGCGCACGCGATCGCCGATGGCCACGGGATTCACGGCGTCGATACGGCCGACCTGCTCGACGGAGTGATGCTGGTCGTCCCGTTCCGGATAGATCAGCGCCTTCTTCATCCTGCTGCGCAACGCGCAGGCGAAGATCCCGTGCCGGGTCTCCACGTCGAACACGCCCCGGTGTTCCCTGATTACGATGCCTTCGGTCGGTTTCACAATAGCGGCGCCCATGGCGCCTGGCCGGCCCTCCGTGACATTGCGGCTATGCCGCGTGTCCGGTGCACAAGGAATACAACAGCCGCCGCATGACGAGTTCGGGCGGCAACGCGCTGGACTTCAGGGCCGTATCGGCTTCGTAGAGCGCCTCGAACCCGCTGAGCAGGTCCCGTCCCGCCAGCAGCCTGGACTGCGCGGCATAACGGTTGTAGAACCGGTTGAACCCCCATCCCAGCTGCAGCCTCTTCTTGATGTCGTCGTCCGTCCGGCGTTCCCTTTTCAGGAACCTGATCTTCCAGAGGATCACCAGGTGGCGGACGAAGAGCGCCACGATGGCCTGAGGCGCGTCGCCGCCGTCTATCGCACGCTCGTAGGCCACCAGCGCCCGGGCCAGGTCCTTCTCGCCGACGGCCTCGGCGATGTCGAAAACCGTCCCCGCGCGAACGGGACCGAGCGTACTCTCCACGTCGCCGGCCGCTATCGTATCCCGGCCACCGACGAACACGGCCAGTTTCTCCACCTCTCCGGCCAGTTCCCCCAGGTCGGTCCCCACGACCGCCTGCAATTGATGCGCGGCTTCCGGGGTCAGCCGCTTTCCGTAACGTTTCGCCTGCTGCTGAAGCCAGGAAGGAACCCGTTCCGGGAACAGGGGGTAGAACACCACCGAGACCGCCGACGCCGCCAGCCGTTCGTACAGCCTGGTCTTCAGGTTCACCCGGGGCGCTTCGAGCACCAGGACCGTACTCGGCACGGGCCGCTCCGCGTAGTCCGCCACGGCTTCCCTGTCCTTCTGCGGCAACTTGTTGAAATCCCGGACGACGACCACCCGGCGGTCGGTCATCATGGGCACGAGGGACGCGGCGGTCAATATCGCCGCAGCGTCGCTTTCGTCGCCGCGAAGCACGTCCATGCAGAACGCCTCCGTCCCCGGCTCGACGACCCGGGCGACCAGCGTATCCACGGCTTCTTCCTTCCGGTACGCCTCGTCGCCGGAGAAGAAGTACACCGCTTCGATCCGGCCTCGGTCAATTTGCTGAATCAACTGCTCGGGGTTCATGCGAGCGCCTAGCCGACGGACCGCGGCCGGCCTTTGCAGGCCCGGTGCGGAGCCGGCACGAATCGGGTTACGGGAATCGCGAAATACGAATATATTCAAGTCAATTATATTCAAGTCAAGCCGCATACGCCATCCCTTAACCGAACCCCGGGCTTAAATCCTGGCCCGCAACACGGACGTTTCGCCATGACGCGTATCGACTGGACCGCGATCGGGAACCGGCTGGAAGTCCTGTACCGTTCCTTCGATCCTTCCATGATCTCGCCCGACCCGCTCGAAGTGGTAAGACGCTTCGAACGTCCGGAAGACCAGGAGATCGCCGGTCTGGTGGCGGCTTCGCTGGCTTACGGCCGGGCGGAAACGATCATGGACGCGGCCGGCGAGGCGTTGGGAAGGATGGGAGACGCGCCCTGGGACTTCGTCATGGGTTACGATCCCGGGCGGGACGGCGGACGATTCGACGGATTCGTATACCGGTGGACGCGGGGACGGGACCTTTCTTCCCTTGTCGCGGTCGTGGGGAAGGCCCTTCGGCGGCACGGTTCCCTCGGCGCGCTGTTCGCCGCGGGCCATTGCCCATCGGATAACCACACGGGTCCCGCGCTTGCTCATTTCACCGATACGCTGCTCGGATACACGCGGGAGATCCATCCCGGGGAGCGGCGCGAGCGGCACGGGACGAAAACGGGGATCCGCTACCTGTTGCCCTCCCCGGTTTCGGGCAGCGCCTGCAAGCGGATGAACCTTTACGTCCGGTGGATGGTCCGGCGGGAAGCTCCGGACCTGGGCCTCTGGCCGCGTATTCTGCCCGCCCGCCTGGTGATGCCGATCGACACCCACGTGGCGCGGATTTCCAGGCGGCTGGGCCTGACGTCCCGGAAGCAGGCTGACTGGAAGATGGCCGAGGAGGTCACGCGGGCGCTGAGGAGATTCGACCCGGAAGATCCGGTCAAATACGACTTCGCCCTTTGCCACTGGGGCATGCTGGAGTACAGGAAGCGATAAACTGCCCGGCCGGCGCGTCCACGTGCGCATCCACGTGCGCGTCCACGTGCGCGTCCGCCAACGCTTCGTTTCTGCTTGCCGGGCGCGAAGGCCTCTTCCTATTTTACCGTGGTTTATTGCGGCAGATCATCCACGGACACGGAGGGATCATGTTAGACCAGCGATTCGTCAGGAACAACCCCGACGTGGTAAAGCAGGCGGCGGCGAACAAGAACGAGCGGGTCGACGTCGACGGGTTCCTCGACCTGGATGCCCGGCGGCGGGAACTGCTGCAGACGAGCGAGTCGCTCAAGCAGCGGCGGAACACCGTGTCCGACGAAATCGCCTCGATGAAACGCGACGGCGAAGACGCTTCCGTACGGATCGAGGAGATGCGGGAGGTGTCCGTGCGCATCAAAGGGATCGACACCGATCTGGCCGGCCTCCAGGACAGCCTGCAGTCCGTGCTCGAGCGCCTGCCCAACATACCCCATCCCTCGGTGCCGGTCGGCGCCGACGAAAGCGCCAACGTGGAGGTGCGCCGCTGGGGGGCCACGCCCGATGTGGATTTCGAGCGCAAGGCCCACTGGGACCTGGGAGAAGCGCTCGACATCATCGACTTTCAAAGAGCGGGCAAGATATCGGGCAGCCACTTCGTCCTCTTCAAGGGCGAAGGCGCGCGGCTGCAGCGCGCGCTGATCCAGTTCATGCTCGACCTGCACATCCAGAAGCACGGGTACACGGAAGTCATCCCGCCCTACATCGTGAACCGCCAGAGCATGTTCGGCACGGGCCAGCTGCCGAAGATGGAAGAGGACATGTACCGGACCGACCTGGACGACCTGTTCCTCATCCCCACGGCGGAAGTTCCCGTCACCAACATGCACCGTGACGAGATCCTTTCCGAGGACGACCTGCCGATCTACTACACGGCCTACAGCCCCTGCTTCCGCCGCGAGGCCGGTTCCTACGGGCGGGAGACCCGCGGCCTGATCCGGGTGCACCAGTTCGACAAGGTGGAGATGGTCAAGTTCGTCCGTCCGGAGACCTCCTACGATGAACTTGAGACGCTGGTAAACGACGCGGAGGAAGTGCTGCAGCTGCTGAACATCCCGTACCGCGTGGTTTCACTGAGCACGGGCGACCTGAGTTTCGCGGCGGCCAAGTGCTATGACCTGGAAGCCTGGGCGCCCGGGGTAGACCGGTGGCTGGAGGTCTCTTCCTGCAGCAATTTCGAGGATTTCCAGGCGCGGAGAAGCGGGATCCGGTACCGGAACAAGGACGGGAAAAGCCAGTTCGTGCATACCCTGAACGGATCGGGCATGGGCATGGCGCGGACCCTGATCGCGGTGTTGGAGCACTACCAGACCGGGCGCGGCAGCATCCGCATCCCGGAAGTCCTGATCCCCTACATGGGTGGACTCAAGGAAATCGGGTGAACGCTTCGATACATGGGGACGCGCAGGACCGTCCCGTACGGCGCAGTTTCGACACGGACGGACCCGGGCAGACCGCGCGGGTCGGGAGACGGCTTGCGGCGTGGCTGGCGCCGGGGGACACGGTGCGGGTGTCCGGAGACCTGGGCGCGGGGAAGACCTGTTTCATCCAGGGGATCTGCGCGGGCCTCGGTGTCGCGGAACCGGTCACGAGTCCCACCTTCACCCTCGTGAACGAATACTACGGTCAGCCTGGTCAGCTTGGTCAGCTTGGTCAGCCTGGGCGGGTCCCCGTGGCCCACTTCGATCTCTACCGCCTGGACGACCCCGAGTCGGTACTGGACCTCGGCTTCGACGAATACCTGGACGCGTGCGTCTGCCTGGTCGAATGGGGAGACAAGTTTCCGGGGATCATGCCGTCCGACGCGGTAACGGTAAACATCGAAATCGGAGCGGGAACGCGGAGAACGCTGGAGATTGCAGGCAGTGGCGAACTGGTGGCTGATCTGGAGGCAGCGGCCCAGGCCGGCCGTTGACCGCTAGACCGGCTTAATGGACGGCTGGGCGACGGACTGGGCGGGGAGCAGGGCGGGCACACGGGATTCCACGACCGTCATGCCCATGGTCCGCTTGAGGACTTCGTCCATGGTCGATACCGGGATGATCTCGATCCCGTCCTTCACCTCCGGCGGCACGTCCACGAGGTCCTTCCGGTTGCGGAGCGGTATCGCCACTTCCTTGATGCCGGCCCGGAGCGCGGCGATCAGCTTCTCGTTCAGTCCGCCGATGGGCAGGACGTTTCCCCGGAGCGTGATCTCGCCCGTCATGGCGATGTCGCACCGGACCGGCACGCCGGTCAGCGCCGAACAGAGCGCCGTCGCGATCGTGATGCCGGCGGAAGGCCCGTCCTTGGGGATCGCGCCTTCGGGCATATGCACGTGGATCTCGACGTTCTTGTAGAAATCCGGTTCGAGTCCCAGCGAAGGCGCCCTGGACCGGGCGTAGGTGAGTGCCGCGTGGGCCGACTCCTGCATCACTTCCCCCAGCTGGCCGGTCAGCGTCAGTCTCCCGGCGCCGCGGCGGTTCAGGACACTGACCTCGATGGTGAGGATGTCGCCGCCCGACTGCGTCCACGCAAGTCCCGTGGCGATTCCCACCGAGTCCTGTTTCACTACTTCGGAGTCCAGGTAGCGCGGAACGCCGAGGTAACCTGAAAGCTGGTTGCGCGTAACCTGCATCCGCTTGCCGGACTTCCCTTCCACTACCTTGCGGGCCAGTTTGCGGCAGACCGCGGCGATGTGGCGTTCCAGTCCACGGACGCCGGCCTCGCGGGTATACTCCCGGATGATGGCCAGCAGGGCGTCCTTCCTGAAGGTGACACGTTCCTTCTTCAGTCCGTGGGACGTGATCTGCTTCGGCACGAGGAACTCTTTCGCGATGGCCAGTTTCTGCGTTTCGAGATAACCGGGCAGCTCGAGGATCTCCATGCGGTCGTTCAGTGCCGGGGGGATGGTTTCGGTGGTGTTGGCCGTCGTGAGGAACAGTACCCGGGACAGGTCGTAATCCACCTCCAGGTAGTGATCGTTGAAGGCATTGTTCTGTTCGGGATCCAGCACCTCGAGCAGGGCCGACGCGGGGTCGCCGCGCACGTCCCGGCCGAGTTTGTCCACCTCGTCGAGCAGGATGACCGGATTGACCGACTTGGCGCGACGCATCGCCTGGATGATGCGTCCGGGCATGGAACCGATGTAGGTCCGGCGGTGACCCCTGATCTCGGCCTCGTCGTGCACGCCGCCGAGGGACATGCGGACGAACTTGCGGCCCATGGCGCGCGCGACCGAACGGCCGAGGGACGTCTTGCCCACGCCGGGCGGGCCGACCAGGCACAGGATCGGTCCCTTAAGGTGCCGCGTCAACTGGATGACCGACAGGTACTCGAGGATATGTTCCTTGGGTTTTTCCAGCCCGTAGTGATCGGCGTCGAGCACGGACGCCACCCGGCCAATGTCCCGGCTGTCCCGCGTGCGTTTCCGCCACGGGACCTCGACGAGCCATTCCAGGTAGTTCCGGATCACCGTCGCTTCGGGTGAAGTCGGGTGCATCTGCTGGAGCTTCTCCAACTCGTTCATGGCCTTTTCGTGGGCCTCTTTGGGCATTTTCGCGTCCGCGATCTGCTGGGCCAGGCCGTCCGGGTTCTCCGGCAGGTCCTCCAGCTCGCCCAGTTCCTGCTTGATCACGCGCATCTGTTCCTGGAGAAAGAACTCCCGCTGCGACTTGGTGATGCGGTCCCGGACCTCCCCGTCGAGCTGGTTCTTGATCTCCAGGATCTCCAGCTCCGTGGCCAGGAGGGCCGCCAGTTCGTCGAGCTGCTCGATGATCGACGGCGCCTCGATGAGACGCTGCTTGACCTGGGGGCTCTGCTGGATGAAGGCCGACATCGTATCCACCAGGCGCTGGGCGTCGTCCATGTTCTGCAGGGACAGCAGGATCTCGTCGGGCGCCTGCTGGTTCAGCTTGATATACTCCGTGAACTGGTCCACGACGGTCCGCAGTCTCGCCTGCACCTCCGCTTCGGTGTCTCCGGCCTCCTCGACCAGGGTGATCTTCACCCGCATGTAGGGTTCCGTCGACAGGAACCGGACGATCCGGGCGCGGACGATCCCCTCGACGAGCACGCGGATCAGGCCATTGGGCAGCTTCACTACCTGCAGGATACGGGCCACGATGCCGGTCCGGTGCACGTCCCCCTTCGCGGGTTGCTCGATATCCGGGTTCCGCTGGGCGGTCAGGAAGAGCAGCCGGTCGTTGTTGACCCCGTGCTCCAGGGCCTTGATGGAGGCATCCCTGGCAATGATGAGGGGGTATTCCATGTAGGGGAACACGACCACTTCACGGAGGGGAATGAGCGGCAGCTTGTCGTCGAAGGTGATGGGTTCGTTGCGATTGAGGGTAATCATGGGAAACCGTTGATGCCGCCGCGGGGTGGGGAATCAGGCGCTTTGCTTGCTTTCCTTGCCTTGAACGTAGACGGGCGGCGATTTCTCAGTGACGGTCTCCCCGGTGACGATCACTTCGCTCAGGTCTTCCTGAGTAGGTGCGTTGAACATCACGTCCAGCATCACTTCCTCGAGGATGGACCGCAGCGACCGCGCGCCGGTCTTCTTGTCCATCGCCTCGTTCACCACCGCCTGGAGCGACTCGTCCGTAAAGGTCAGCTTGACGTCTTCCATTTCGAGCAGCCGCTGGTATTGCTTCACGAGGGCGTTCCTGGGCTTGAGGAGGATTTCCATGAGGGCATCGGCGTCCAGTTCGCCCAATGTGGCGATCACCGGCAGCCGGCCGATGATCTCCGGGATGAGACCGTACTGCAGAAGGTCGTCCGGTTCGACCCGGGCGAGGAGTTCGCTCGTATTGCGGCTCGCGGAGTGCTTCGAAACGCCGCCGAATCCGATGGTCCCTTCCGCGGTCCGCCGCTCGATGATCTGGTCGAGGTCGTCGAAAGCGCCGCCGCAGATGAAGAGGATGTTCCGCGTGTTGATCTGGACGAAGTTCTGCTCAGGGTGTTTCCGGCCGCCCTTCGGGGGCACGTTGGCGATGGTGCCTTCCAGCATTTTGAGCAGGGACTGCTGCACCCCTTCTCCCGACACG
Encoded here:
- the lon gene encoding endopeptidase La; amino-acid sequence: MITLNRNEPITFDDKLPLIPLREVVVFPYMEYPLIIARDASIKALEHGVNNDRLLFLTAQRNPDIEQPAKGDVHRTGIVARILQVVKLPNGLIRVLVEGIVRARIVRFLSTEPYMRVKITLVEEAGDTEAEVQARLRTVVDQFTEYIKLNQQAPDEILLSLQNMDDAQRLVDTMSAFIQQSPQVKQRLIEAPSIIEQLDELAALLATELEILEIKNQLDGEVRDRITKSQREFFLQEQMRVIKQELGELEDLPENPDGLAQQIADAKMPKEAHEKAMNELEKLQQMHPTSPEATVIRNYLEWLVEVPWRKRTRDSRDIGRVASVLDADHYGLEKPKEHILEYLSVIQLTRHLKGPILCLVGPPGVGKTSLGRSVARAMGRKFVRMSLGGVHDEAEIRGHRRTYIGSMPGRIIQAMRRAKSVNPVILLDEVDKLGRDVRGDPASALLEVLDPEQNNAFNDHYLEVDYDLSRVLFLTTANTTETIPPALNDRMEILELPGYLETQKLAIAKEFLVPKQITSHGLKKERVTFRKDALLAIIREYTREAGVRGLERHIAAVCRKLARKVVEGKSGKRMQVTRNQLSGYLGVPRYLDSEVVKQDSVGIATGLAWTQSGGDILTIEVSVLNRRGAGRLTLTGQLGEVMQESAHAALTYARSRAPSLGLEPDFYKNVEIHVHMPEGAIPKDGPSAGITIATALCSALTGVPVRCDIAMTGEITLRGNVLPIGGLNEKLIAALRAGIKEVAIPLRNRKDLVDVPPEVKDGIEIIPVSTMDEVLKRTMGMTVVESRVPALLPAQSVAQPSIKPV